One Coffea arabica cultivar ET-39 chromosome 5c, Coffea Arabica ET-39 HiFi, whole genome shotgun sequence DNA window includes the following coding sequences:
- the LOC113689361 gene encoding uncharacterized protein, whose amino-acid sequence MYWYLMILNMLRSWLKRHGASIRMLKKLLLMRQKRRERRRKQRMTQSILMLRKAMMMMLLMKQIVMMQTPNQKQRKMLLPQLRKMLKTSCRKIRASAVVGPTCCCEEELCWQLSSRHFSFFFWLLAVELLFREKRYWLLAFGFWL is encoded by the exons ATGTATTGGTATCTGATGATCTTGAATATGCTAAGAAGTTGGCTGAAGAGACATGGGGCAAGCATAAGGAT GCTGAAAAAGTTGCTTTTGATGAGgcagaaaagaagagagaggaggag GAAGCAAAGGATGACCCAGTCGATTCTGAT GCTGAGGAAGgcgatgatgatgatgctgcTGATGAAGCAGATAGTGATGATGCAGACGCCAAATCAGAAACAAAGGAAGATGTTACTGCCGCAGCTGAGGAAAATGTTAAA GACGAGCTGTAGGAAAATACGTGCGAGTGCTGTGGTTGGCCCAACATGCTGCTGCGAAGAAGAGCTTTGTTGGCAATTGAGCTCTcgacatttttcatttttcttttggcttttagCTGTAGAATTGCTGTTTAGGGAAAAAAGATATTGGCTTTTGGCTTTTGGCTTTTGGCTTTGA